Genomic window (Aestuariirhabdus haliotis):
ACTCAGCAGGGTTTTTGGTCACCGGGTCGGTGGCCGAAGGAAGTTTATCGTTCATCGTCTGATACCCATTGCTTGATCACCTGGGCAACCCGCCCGGGGTCTTCAGCAACCAAGCCTTTGACCGCGTTTAATTGTTGCTCATAGCCCTCGTGGGGGCCCGGTAATAATACGCCTCCTGCGCCACTAAGGGTAACACGGTCATCATCCAGCCCTGCTTCTCCACCGCTAGCAGCATCCAGCGCATCAAGGTCTTCCGCGCCGATGCTGGCATCACTTGGGCCGCCGCTGTTCATGATATTTTTAATCATCGGGCGCACAAAGCCGAACAGCAGGATTAACAAGAACAGACCACCACCCACCTGTTTGGCAATTTCCCAGAACCAGGGTTCCGTATAAAAAGGAATTTCTGGCAAGGCCTCCTCGGGCACCGCACGGAACGCAGAGTTAATAACATTAACGCTGTCACCTCTGCTGACATCGAAGCCCACAGCATCCTTCACCAAGAGGGTGAAACGATCCAGATCGTTTTGACTCCAGGGAATCTGAGTCACCTCGCCCGTCTCAGGATTAACTTCCGTCATATCATTGATGACCACCGCGACGGACAAGCGACTGATACGACCCTGTTGAAAACGGGTATGGCTAATGGTCTTATCCAACTCGAAATTACGCGCCGCACGAGAGCGGGAATCCTGAGGGGGAGCTTGGGCCGCTTCCCCTTCAGCACCTTCCACCTGTTCGGGAACGGACACCTCACCGGGAGGCTGGTTCGAGAGTGCGCCAGGAATTCCACCCTGGTTCTGGGCACCACTGCGCAACTCATCCAGAGTTTGTTCGCTACGCAAAGCCGGCGCATCCGGATTGTATTGTTCGGACGTCTGCTCTACCGCCGTAAAATCGACCCTGGCAGAAACTTCCGCCTGATAATTATCGTTACCCAATACCGGCGTCAAAATATTGTGCACGCGTCGAGCCAGTGTATCTTCTAACTTTTTCGTGTACTCGAGTTGCTGATTGGCCTGTTTGAGCTCTGACTCTTTCTCGGTGTCAACCACCGATAGCAGAGTACCGTTTTGATCAACAACGGTAACCTCTTCACTGGTCATTTCCGGCACGCTTGAGGCGACCAGGTTCATGATGGCGGTCACCTGTTGCGGAGCAAGCCCACGAGCGCCATAGAGTTCAACAAAAACCGAGGCTGAGGGTTTTCTAGGGTCACGCACAAACACGGATCGCTTCGGAATCGCCAGATGAACTCGCGCATTACGTATGTTGTACAGGCTAGCGATAGTGCGCGCCAGTTCCCCTTCAAGCCCACGTCGATAACGGATATTTTCCATGAACTGACTGGTGCCCAGCCCTTGTTCTTTGTCGAGCAATTCCATTCCAATGGTACGATCACCCGTAATACCCGCCGCCGCCAACGTCATACGTGCCTTGGCAATCTCCTGCGAGGATACGAGTATTGCACCGGTATTGGGCTCGATGCGGTAATGAATATTGCCTTCCTGCAAGGATTGCACAACCTGAGCAGAGTCAAAATCCTGCAAGTTACCGTAAAGCGGTTGATAATCAGGTTTTTGAGTCCAGAGCACGACAGCAAAGCCGACCGCCACACTGGCTGCCAGACCAATCATTAAGCCAACCTGGCGCATCACACTCAGGTCGCCCAGGGATGAAAACACATTACTCGCAGCTGGCGTGTCAGTTGGCACTACTTCGGTTCCTGCATCACTTGTTACGGCCGCCATATCAAAGTCCTGTTGCTAGCGCCTTAGATCGGCATCTTCATTATGTCTTCGTACGCATTGACCAACTTGTTGCGCACTTCGCTCATTGCCTGAAACGAGATGCTGGCCTTTTGAGCAGCGATCATTACGTCGGGCAAATCGATATTGGCATCACCTCGCTCGAACGCGGTTCGCATTTGATTGGCTACCTGTTGCTGTCCATTGACGGCGTCGATCGCATTCTTAAACAGCTCGGAAAAATCCGGTGCCTGGGAACTCTCTTTACCAGCAACCTGCTCGCTAACAGAGGGCATTGCCGGCTGAATACGCGTTTGCGCTTCGGCTTGCATGGATCGCATTTCCAGCATCATGCGGCTCATTTCAACCTGTTGCGACATAGGATTCCCCTTACTCTTCTTTTATCGGATTACTAGACCCATATTAAATCCACCGATGCTGTTTTAATTCGCTCCTGCGAGAAAAAACCAACCAAACATTGCCATAAAATTGTCAATCAACGTTGAGCCTCTCAACCAACAATCCCTATAAACGACAAAATGTTGTCAGCATCGATCATTACCCAGTGCTTGTGCATAAAACAGGCCAGAAACCAGCCTCACAGACAAATGCTTTGCTAGGGCCATATTTAACCAACCCAACAACCCGTTTTAACTGGCCAGGGCCGCATCGAGGTCAAAACCCTCGTCGCGCATTTTGGCCAACTTATAACGCAAGGTACGAGCGCTAATTCCGAGTATCTGTGCCGTCTCTTTCCGGCTGCCTCGTTGCTCTTTGAGCACATTAACTATCAGTTGATATTCATGACTTTTCATATCTTCGCCAAGGTCGGTCATGCCGGCAGCCTCGGTCGAAATGTGATCGTCAGCCATGAACGAAGGTGCTGAGGCAATTTCACCAGAGACCAGAGAGGGCTGCGGGCAGGGAAAAGAATTGGTGGGTGCAGTCATCGCAAGCGGAGAGCGCACACCTGGCAAACAGAGATCTTCAGCGCTGATCTCACCACTTTGATGGAGTATCAATGCTCGCTGCACGGCATTGTCCAGTTCACGAACATTTCCCGGCCATTGATGCACCAACAAAGCCGTGCAGGCCGAATCACTCAAACGGGGTGCTGGCTGGTGCATTTTTGTACTATGTACCTGAATTAAACGCCGAGCCAACGGAATGATGTCTGCGGTTCTTTCTCTCAATGGCAGCCATTGCACAGGGAAAACACAGAGTCGATAATAAAGATCTTCCCGAAATCGACCTCCTGCGACCTCATTGGCCATATCGCGGTTGCTGGTTGCAATGACCCGGACATCCAGAGACAGGGTTTTCCGCCCACCGACACGCTCGACTTCACGCTCTTGCAACACGCGCAGTAATTTGGCCTGCAATCCCAGATCCATTTCCGAGATTTCATCCAGCAGGATAGTGCCACCATCGGCCATTTCAAATTTGCCCGGTGCGCTGTTATAGGCGCCCGTGAAGGCACCTTTTTCGTGACCAAAAAGCGTTGCTTCCAACATGTTTTCCGGGATCGCCGCACAGTTAATAGCTACGAAAGGCTTACCGGCACGAGGGGAGTTTTGGTGGATATAGCGAGCCAGTACCTCTTTACCGGTCCCACTTTCACCCGAGATCAACACCGTGGCATCAGAGCCCGCAACGCGGCGAGCCAACGCTAAAACCTGCTGGCTACTGGTTTCAACCGCGACCGGTTGATCATCATCCGAATTTCGTTCTGCCAGCGTAACCCGCTTGATTAAAGCCAGTAGCGCTTTGGGTTCAAAAGGTTTTAGCAGATAATCTACCGCGCCCTGCTTCATCGCCTCTACCGCCCGATTGACACTGCCATACGCGGTCATCAACAAAACGGGAATCTGGGGATGATCCTTTTTGATACGACTAAGCAATTCATGCCCATCCATACCCGGCATGTTGACATCACTGATCACCAGATCGAAGTTCGATAACAACAATTGCTTGATGGCCTCTTCAGCACAATCCGCAGCACAGGCATCATAATCCGCCAACTCAAGGGTATCGAGTAAGGCCTCACGTAAATCCCGGTCATCTTCAACCACCAAAATGCGAGTAGAAGTCATAATGCTGTCTCCCTATTTGATTCAGCTTCCAGGTTTATCGATTCGTTCTCGGCTTTTACCGGCAAGCTAACTCGGGCGCAGGCACCCTCTCCCGGTTCGGAATCAATAGTAAATTCTCCCTGATGAGCGCGCACGATAGAACGAACCACAGCAATGCCGAGACCAGTACCTTTGGACTTGGTCGAAAAGAAAGGTTCACCCATTTTCTGGCCAGTGCTGGCGTCAAAACCGGGTCCCGAATCGGTCACCTCTATCTCAAGATTCCCCCCGTTTTGCTTCACTGAAAATGTAATGTCCGCATTCTGACCCACCGCTTCAACCGCATTATTGATGAGGTTTTGGAAGGCCCCCACCAGCGCATCCCGGTTGCAATAAATCTGCAAGCCTGGCTTGCAACCCAGTGTCCACTTCAAGCTGGACCCGGAAGAAATGATAACCGCTTCCGAACCCTGACGAATCTCTTGCACCAGCTGGCGTACGTCTATCAGATCGGACAAAGGCAACTCACCGCGGGCAAAAATCAACATATCACGAACCTGCTGCTCCAGGTTTTGTAAGCGAGACATGAGTTTGCCGGCAAATTTTTGTTGGCGTTCGAAATCAAGCTGCTGCTCGGCCAAATGGCCACCGTATAACATGGCGGCTGATAACGGCGTGCGTATTTGATGGGCCAGGGAAGCCACCATTTTTCCCATCGCAGAAAGCCGTTCATGACGACTCAGCTGCTGCTGCAAGCGTCGGGTTTCCGTCTGATCGGAGATCAGTATCAACTGACCCGGTTCATGCTCTAGCGAGCGTATCGAGACGCTGACCAGGCGACCATCTTTTAATGAAACCTCATGACCATCATGATGCTGGGGAGCAAAACAACGATCGATAACCTGTCGCCACAACTCTCCTTCCAAAGGCTCTCCCAGAAGCTCAATGGAGGCTGGATTACAACGCTGAACTCGACCCTTGCCATCCAACACCACTACCCCGGCAGGCAACAGGTCAAGGAGGCTTTGCAACTGACCGGCCAGCTGTTCCTTTTGCGTTAACTCCTGGAGGCGCTGCTGGCTTTCGCAGGCCAACTCTTGCTGCAAGGTTTCAACGCGGCTTTCTAACATCCGATAGGAGCCGGCCAGCTGCTTCGACATCTCATTGAATTGCTCAAAGGCGGATTCCAGCTCCCCCTTAGACTGGATAGGCTGCATCAAACGATCAATTGATTCCGTAAATGTCGGGGCCTGCCCGGTTGCTACAGCCGATTGTTGCGCAATTGATGGGCCTCTCCCCACGCCGGGTCCGGTGGTGCGTTTTCCAAGCGCATTAATCGATGTCGACATAACGGGGCTCTCGTGTTGTTCATTCGTAACAGCCACTATCAGCTGTGCCTGAACATCACAAAGCAATATATATACCCAGAATAATTTTCTTTTTTATATCAAACAGATAAACCTAACTAAAAGCAGAAGAACCGATCGACTGACAATAGTTTGACGAGCATTATTCAGAGCGAATGATGTCCTTAGAAGGGCCAGATTAGGCGAGGATAGAAGCAAGCGATCCGACGGGACCCGATCGCAGAACAATTTACCCTATTCTCGTCAAGCAATAGGGTAAATATCAGAAAAGGCTTACAAGGGCGCTATTCGCCCTTGCCATCACGGCGCTGGAGTCCATATTTGCGCATTTTTTCAACCAGCGTGGTGCGTCGTATATGCAATCGTTCTGCCGCTCGGGCTACCACATGATTGCTGTCATCCAGCGCCTGGCGTATCAGGCTGCATTCGAGATCTGTCAGATATTGCTTTAAGTTCAGGCCATTCACCGGTAACAGCGCCGGCCCATCCGCCAAGGGGGGCCGAGATCCCTGCTGGCCGGCAAACATGTCGATCAGGTCTGAATTGGTTTCATCCCCTTCGTCAATGTGCCGAAACTTTTTCGGCAATTCCATGGCACCGATAACACCATAGGGATGGGTGATCGCCAAACGCTCCACAAGATTTGCCAGCTCCCGTACATTTCCCGGCCAATCGTGCCGACACAGGGACATAATAGCGGCCGAGTTAAAGCGAATTGAACCTCGCTTTTCGATCTCCATGCGGGAAATCAGTTCGTTAAGTAACAAGGGAATATCTTCTACACGCTCACGCAAGGCAGGCATCTCGATGGGAAAAACGTTCAGACGGTAATAGAGATCTTCCCGAAAAGTGCCCTCTTCGATCATCTGCTCCAGATTACGATGCGTCGCTGTAATGATCCGGACATCACTGGAAATAGCCTTACTACCGCCGACCCTCTCGAAATTTTTCTCTTGCAGAACCCGCAGGATTTTTACCTGCATATTCAGCGGCATATCACCAATTTCATCCAGAAACAGCGTTCCTCCCTGGGCCAACTCAAAGCGACCCGCACGCGCCGCAATGGCTCCGGTAAACGCGCCTTTTTCGTGCCCAAAAAGTTCAGACTCCAGCAATTCGGCGGGAATAGCGCCACAGTTCACCGGTACAAATGGGCCATTGCGTCGATGGGAACTGAAGTGCAAGTTTCGAGCAACCACCTCTTTACCTGTGCCCGATTCTCCAGTAATCAATACCGTGACGTCCTTGTCAGCAACCTGCGTCATCATCTCGCGAACGGTTTGTACATGACGGCTGGTACCTACCAGTGAACGAAATAACTGGACTTCACGCTGTACACCCCGCCCTCGGCTTAGATCGTATTGCTCACGGTAGACCTGGGCGCGATGTAGACTATCTTGCAACTTGTTATAGCTTGGAGGCACTTCAACGACGGCAATCACCTGTTGCCTCAGACCGTCATCGACACCATCAAGCAGAGAACGCTCACCTAGCATCAATACCGGTACCGCTTCGTTCCAGTCTTTGAGCTTGGGCAGGATCCCTTTCAAGCCCTCTTTGACTTCACCCAGAACAACCGCTGTCAAATCCGGCTTTTCCTCCAACTCGTTCCAACTCTCTAACCACTCCTGACCACTACAAGCGAGAGCCTCCTCGCCAAGGAAGTCGAAAATCACTTTTAGATTCTGGCGTCGCTCATCGTTATCATCGATCAAGAGCAGTTTTATATCTCGCCACATAGCCCTGGCGCACTCCTTAAGCAGGTTAACAAGGTATCCATTGAGCTGCTCAACGGCTTACCTAATAGAGCTCTGATTGCACAAAACAGGGCAAACCAAGCGCTCGAATGAAAAAGTTTCAACAGCAATTACTATGAAGATTAGTCAGTTAGAGTGAGATTGTCAGGAAACATAATAAAAAAAACAATTTTTTGACAGTCAAAAGCCAACACACACCAAAGCCAATCACGTAGCCCCGTCAGAAATCTGACTTTTATATCAGGATCATAGGGTTCGATATATAAGTACTTTTCCGGCTATTGGTAGAGTGAGGGAGAGCCACCAAGGATATCAGGTGAGAAAAATCCTATCCCCACAAGCATCAAGTTTGGCTATAGGCTCGGGCAGCCTTGCCGGCTTGACGAGTCCGAACCAACTCCTCCCGCAGATCATCTCGGTGCTGCTGACATCGATTAACCAAGGCTTGATAGCTGTGTTGAAGCTCAATCAAAGCCTGGCCGAGCGCAGGATCGCTCTGCAAGCGTTCGGACAGTGCTTGCCCTTCCCCAGCCGCCTTCAAAGCCTGACGACACTGGGCATCAAGTGACGTCAAAGCCTCCCAGTTCTCCTGGGCTAAAGCCTGGTCAATCTGGCTGCAAAGCCTTTGAAAAGACTGGGGCGATGTGGTCACTGACATAATAACGCTCCAAAAGGGTACCGATTATTCACAGTTACAGAGTCCGTTGCGGACCGCAGTATAGTGAGATCGGCTCACTATTACGAGTACCCTTATGAGATTTCACTGAAAACGCTCAATCAACCTGATCGGCTATTCCATCCCATCCCTGTTTCACATTGCCTAACAATTGAGCAACTTCATTGATAATTTCAACGTCTGCGGTGCGGTTGGCCTCGTACAAGCGGCGCACCATATAATCGTAGAGGTCGTTCAGGGTAATGGCAACATCCCCCCCCTTGTCAAAATCCAGAGCCATCTGTAAGCCACCAATAATGGCAATGCTTTTACTCAAGAACTGACTGCGCAAGGCATCGTCATTGAGAGAAATCGCTCCCTTGGCCTGAGCCATTCGCTCCAAGCCACCTTCCATCAGCATCTGGATCAATCGGTGAGGAGAAGCGTCAGTCACACCGGTCTGGGTACGTACATTCTGATAACTTTTAATGGCCGCTGCACTGTTCATAGTTCGCTCAATTACCTTAATGAATCGCTCAATACTCAATGTATCGGCTGCCAGCAGATCGACTTTAATGATTCCAGACGTAAAAAAGAGCCTTGAGGCTCTTTTTAAAAAATCATTTTCGAAGTAAAAACTCCAGCAATGTTCGCTTTTACTATATACAGGAGTTAAGCCGATTTCATTTGTTCCGCCACACCATCCCAGGCATCACGCATATCACCCAACAGCTTGCTTACCTCAACCAACGAATCCAGGCTTTGATCAAGATAAAACTGCCCCAACCGTCGCGTCATATAGTCGTAAAGAGCATCCAGGTTATCGGCTATCTCGCCGCCCTTCTCCATATCCAGAGCCGCCTGAAGAAAGCCGATGATCGTTACTACATCACCCATCAACTCTCCACGCAGCGCCATATCCCCTTCTTTATGAGCTAATTGCGCCTGTTCCAGCTTAACAATGGCACCCTGCAATAACTTCTGCACTCTTTGATACGGAGGAATCTCTTGCGCACCTTCCACACTCTTATACATATCTGCCGGTGATTTCATTATCGACACTCGCTATCTTGAACTGTGATAAAACCCGCTCACTTAGACGATTACCAGAACGGGTTTACAATCATCAAAGAGTTTAATCAGAACTTTGCTTAACCACACCCGGCAAGTTTTTCAGCGCACCGGTAATATACTCCAGAGTATTGTTGTACTGCCCGACCAATTGATCCATGGCATAGAACTGGCTGTTCAAACGCTCTTCCATCTTCGCCACACGCAAGTTCAATGACAGACGATCATCATCGATCGACTCGATGCGGTTTTGCAGGCTATCAACCCGCTTACTCAAAACGCCACCGCTGCCTTCATAACTAGCTACGGTCTCACTTAAGCGCCCCATCAAGCCGTTTTCACCCGCCAAAAATTCACCAACGGCCGAATAATTATTATCCAGTTGATCGGTCAAAACGGAAGAATCCACTTCCAGGCGCCCTTCCTTGGTCGAGGTCACGCCCAGCTGCGACAAAGCCCCGATGGCTGAATCACCTGTAGGATCAATCAGCTCTGAACGAATCTGGCTAACCAGCTGACGCACCGACGCATCGCCAAGTAGAGCGCCCGTCACAGGGGCTGTCTCATCACCACCCACAGCCACTACTGCGGTTAGCTCCTTGGTGACATCAATCAGGGCGTTATAGGCCTCTACAAATTCGTTGATTCGGCCCTGTGGCCCCGCTTTATCCAGGGCAATTTTGGCACTGACCGTTTTCCCTGCGGCAATATCATCAGCACTTTGCGCCGCTTTCAAGTTCAGGGTCACCCCTTCGATGGCATCGCTAATGGTGTTGGAGGAACGGGTTACGGTAAGACCGTCGATTTTTATTACGGCATCGGTCGCTGCAGTTAACTCAAGAGAACCGTTTCCACTCAGTGGATCATAGACCAGGTCAGATAAACCGCCCCCAGCATCACCGGCGGCAGAATTACCATCATCATCATTGACGGTTAAACTGAGCTGATTGCTTAAACCCTGTTTGTCACTGCTGAGTACTAATCGGGCCCCACTATCGTCGGTCACGATGGTCGCCGTCACGCCCGTATTGTCCGACGCCTCGTTAATGGCATCTTTTATACCGGACAGAGTGTTATTGTCAGCACCGACCACAATGTCAAAGCTGTCAGCGCCCTGCCCAATCGTGATTGTCCCTGTACCAATCGCGGCTTCTGCGTCTGCAAAAGGACCCGTGGCAATTTTTTGCGCCTGGGCAAGCGATTCAACGGAAATATTGTAATTACCTGCGGTTGCTTCTTCCGTGGCCGTTAGCGTCAGAATATCGGTATCGCTGGATGCTGGCGTACGCTGATTAAACGAACTCAGATCGTCCAAACCATCGACGGCCGTTTTAAAGGCAGATACAGCGCCCATTAATTGACCCAACCCAGTGATCTGCTCGGTGGTATCACGTTCAATTCGATTAAGTTGAGCCGTCTTGGGTGCCTTTTCGGCATCCACGAGCGCTTTCACGATGGTTGGAATATCCAGACCTGAGTTAACACCACCTATAGACACGATCTTCTACCTCTTACTATGCGAATGATGCCAAGCAAATGGCTCTTTCCCCCCAATGGGTCAAATAATTACCGCAAACAATAAAAAGGCAATTCCTGTGCCAGCCCTGTGTTCGAAGTCTTTGCTCCTGGTTAGAATTACTCAAGGATGGGTCTTGAAAAAGACTACACCTTCGGGCAACACGGCAAAGTCAATGGCCTGAATTTTAAGGCCTTGGCCTCAAACAACTGCTCTATCAAGCCTTGGCTTCAAATAACAAACTGCGGGCTTCGGTTAATCGTTCAGCCAGCGCTAAGGCTTCCTCAGAAGGGATCTGTCGAATCATTTCCCCGGTTTTTCGATCCGTTACCTGAACCACAACCTTGCCAGCATCATCGTCAACTTTGAAATTCAAATCTCGACGGATATCCTGCACAAAATCGTTGAGATCCGATACGGCATTATCCACGTCAACACGGTCCGTTTGCTGCTGTTCGCGTTCAGCCTGTGTCTCTCTCTTTGCACGAGCCTGCTGCAAAGCATCGGCCTCTGACGCTTGTGAAACCGGTGCAGCTTTCGGCTGCTGGACGACCTGATCGGCAACTTTGATCTTGCTACTTGCCGCTACGTCGACGCCAACCGAAGCCGCGCCTATTGTGCTATTAACGTCCATAACTCACCTCTTTGCACCGTCTTATGCGAACAGGGAAGAGGTTGCCCTCTTCCCGTTCAGTCTAGCGCAAAGCGCTCTATTAGCCTAACAGTGACAGTACGGCCTGTGGCAACTGGTTAGCCTGAGCTAACACAGAGGTACCGGCCTGCTGAAGCACCTGGTTTTTTGCCAGCTCTGAGGTTTCAGCGGCGTAGTCGGTATCTTTGATCCGGCTACGGGCCGCAGAAGCGTTCTCGGAGATGCTTTGCAGGTTGGAGATGGTGTTCTCAAACCGGTTTTGCACCGCACCAAGATCAGCTCGCTGTCCATCGATCTGCTGGATCGCATTATCGACAACAAAGATGGCTTGTTGAGCACCGTACGCTGTACTGATATCGATATCAGCAGCATTGCTCAGCGCACCTGTAGCGGCAGACAGGAATTCCAGAGGATCACCACCACCTGCGGCTGCGATTGAGTAGGTATTAGGTGAATCAAGCTGCACGGCACCCGTAGCTACAGCTGATGCAGCCGTTACTGCTACAGTAGTACCCAGCACCGTTGAACCGTCGGTCGGGTCATAAGTACCCAGCGTTGCAGTTGCACCACCGGCCGCGTTAGCACCGGTAACAGACACACTGGAACCGTCAGCCGCGGTTAAACGAATGCTGCCATCGTTTTGTAAGGTAGCCGTCAAGCCAGAGCCACCGGCGTTGTTTACGGCGTTAACAACCGTCTCAGCATCGGCCACACCGACCAAGTCGATCAACGTATCAGCGGTACCAGGAGTACCGGCGGTCGCCAAAGTAGTGGTATCGTCTTTGTAAACACCAATACTCAGGTCGATGGTAGCGGCACCACCAACAGCCAAAGCCAGATTCGCATCGGTACGCGCCGTTGCTTTAACACCAGATTCGGTAGCGTTGATCTTGTTAGAAATTTCTCGGGCCGTATCCTGAGCCAGAATACCCTGGGTGGTAAATACCTTACCGCCAGCGTTGATATCAAAGCTGTCCGCAGTAAAAGTACCAGCTGCGGTTGCCAGACCAGCGACGGTACCCTCACCCTGCACCTGATAGGAACCGATGTCGGTAGCCGAGGCACTGTTGAGGGTAATACCGATGGTTTCATAAGCCTGGGCACCCACCTGGAAGTCGGAAGTACCAAAGCTACCATCGAGCAACTTACGACCACCGAAGGTGGTGGTGTCAGCGATACGGGTCAATTCAGCCTGCAATGCCGCCACTTCTTTTTGCAGTGCCGCACGATCAGTGGAGTCGTTAGAACCGTTAGCGGACTGGATAGAGAGGTCACGCATACGCTGCAGAATATCGGTAGACTGCTGCAACGCACCTTCAGCGGTTTGCGACAGGGAAATACCGTCATTCGCATTACGAGTCGCCTGATTAAGACCATTGATCTGAGAGGTCAAACGGTCAGATATCTGCAAGCCCGCTGCGTCATCTTTTGCACTGTTGATACGAAAGCCGGTAGACAGTCTTTGCAAGGACACGTCCAGGGCATCTGAAGAATTAGTGAGGTTACGCTGAGTGTTCAGCGACGCCACATTGGTTTGTACTGTTAAAGCCATGATGTTATCTCCTGTAATCCCGTGCCTGGACGGCGCGGTTAACCATTTGCCAATTGGCAAGCGTTTTTTCTACATACAATCTCTGTATCGGCGCCTTGGGAGATCACTTTAGGGAAAAGTGTAACTTTTTTGATCAATTTTATTTTTCTTTATTTATCAATACCTTAAAACAACCCCATACAATCAAACACCTGACAGGCTGGATAGCATGGGCTACCAGCGACAGCAAACAGGCGGATTTTCGGGCTTGAAAGCGGTAAAACATTTTGAATGACGACAAGAGCAACCCACCGCATGCAGCTCGGCTCCTTACCGTCGATGCTCGGATCATTACAATCGGCTAAAGAGGTTTAGTCCGCTGATCTTAACGAAGCTCTGCTGGGCCGCTTCAAGAATCACACTTTGAAACGAAAGTCTGGAGAGAGCTTCGGCATAATCCAGATCTTCCAGGTCGGACTGTAACGACTGATTGATCAGCTTTACATCCTCATGAGAGGTTCGGGTGGAATCTACCACATTCAAACGGGCACCCACTTCTGTTCGCACCTCCAAAACCGATCCCAAACCATTACTCAGATTTTGCAAGGCTAGGCCAACACCATAGTCGGTTGCAGCTTGGCGCTCGACCGAAGTTCCGTAACCTCTGAGTGTGTCGGCCAACATTTTGGTGGTATCCAACAACCCAATTTTTTCCTGGC
Coding sequences:
- the fliF gene encoding flagellar basal-body MS-ring/collar protein FliF, which produces MAAVTSDAGTEVVPTDTPAASNVFSSLGDLSVMRQVGLMIGLAASVAVGFAVVLWTQKPDYQPLYGNLQDFDSAQVVQSLQEGNIHYRIEPNTGAILVSSQEIAKARMTLAAAGITGDRTIGMELLDKEQGLGTSQFMENIRYRRGLEGELARTIASLYNIRNARVHLAIPKRSVFVRDPRKPSASVFVELYGARGLAPQQVTAIMNLVASSVPEMTSEEVTVVDQNGTLLSVVDTEKESELKQANQQLEYTKKLEDTLARRVHNILTPVLGNDNYQAEVSARVDFTAVEQTSEQYNPDAPALRSEQTLDELRSGAQNQGGIPGALSNQPPGEVSVPEQVEGAEGEAAQAPPQDSRSRAARNFELDKTISHTRFQQGRISRLSVAVVINDMTEVNPETGEVTQIPWSQNDLDRFTLLVKDAVGFDVSRGDSVNVINSAFRAVPEEALPEIPFYTEPWFWEIAKQVGGGLFLLILLFGFVRPMIKNIMNSGGPSDASIGAEDLDALDAASGGEAGLDDDRVTLSGAGGVLLPGPHEGYEQQLNAVKGLVAEDPGRVAQVIKQWVSDDER
- the fliE gene encoding flagellar hook-basal body complex protein FliE; translation: MSQQVEMSRMMLEMRSMQAEAQTRIQPAMPSVSEQVAGKESSQAPDFSELFKNAIDAVNGQQQVANQMRTAFERGDANIDLPDVMIAAQKASISFQAMSEVRNKLVNAYEDIMKMPI
- a CDS encoding sigma-54-dependent transcriptional regulator is translated as MTSTRILVVEDDRDLREALLDTLELADYDACAADCAEEAIKQLLLSNFDLVISDVNMPGMDGHELLSRIKKDHPQIPVLLMTAYGSVNRAVEAMKQGAVDYLLKPFEPKALLALIKRVTLAERNSDDDQPVAVETSSQQVLALARRVAGSDATVLISGESGTGKEVLARYIHQNSPRAGKPFVAINCAAIPENMLEATLFGHEKGAFTGAYNSAPGKFEMADGGTILLDEISEMDLGLQAKLLRVLQEREVERVGGRKTLSLDVRVIATSNRDMANEVAGGRFREDLYYRLCVFPVQWLPLRERTADIIPLARRLIQVHSTKMHQPAPRLSDSACTALLVHQWPGNVRELDNAVQRALILHQSGEISAEDLCLPGVRSPLAMTAPTNSFPCPQPSLVSGEIASAPSFMADDHISTEAAGMTDLGEDMKSHEYQLIVNVLKEQRGSRKETAQILGISARTLRYKLAKMRDEGFDLDAALAS
- a CDS encoding sensor histidine kinase, translated to MSTSINALGKRTTGPGVGRGPSIAQQSAVATGQAPTFTESIDRLMQPIQSKGELESAFEQFNEMSKQLAGSYRMLESRVETLQQELACESQQRLQELTQKEQLAGQLQSLLDLLPAGVVVLDGKGRVQRCNPASIELLGEPLEGELWRQVIDRCFAPQHHDGHEVSLKDGRLVSVSIRSLEHEPGQLILISDQTETRRLQQQLSRHERLSAMGKMVASLAHQIRTPLSAAMLYGGHLAEQQLDFERQQKFAGKLMSRLQNLEQQVRDMLIFARGELPLSDLIDVRQLVQEIRQGSEAVIISSGSSLKWTLGCKPGLQIYCNRDALVGAFQNLINNAVEAVGQNADITFSVKQNGGNLEIEVTDSGPGFDASTGQKMGEPFFSTKSKGTGLGIAVVRSIVRAHQGEFTIDSEPGEGACARVSLPVKAENESINLEAESNRETAL
- a CDS encoding sigma-54-dependent transcriptional regulator, yielding MWRDIKLLLIDDNDERRQNLKVIFDFLGEEALACSGQEWLESWNELEEKPDLTAVVLGEVKEGLKGILPKLKDWNEAVPVLMLGERSLLDGVDDGLRQQVIAVVEVPPSYNKLQDSLHRAQVYREQYDLSRGRGVQREVQLFRSLVGTSRHVQTVREMMTQVADKDVTVLITGESGTGKEVVARNLHFSSHRRNGPFVPVNCGAIPAELLESELFGHEKGAFTGAIAARAGRFELAQGGTLFLDEIGDMPLNMQVKILRVLQEKNFERVGGSKAISSDVRIITATHRNLEQMIEEGTFREDLYYRLNVFPIEMPALRERVEDIPLLLNELISRMEIEKRGSIRFNSAAIMSLCRHDWPGNVRELANLVERLAITHPYGVIGAMELPKKFRHIDEGDETNSDLIDMFAGQQGSRPPLADGPALLPVNGLNLKQYLTDLECSLIRQALDDSNHVVARAAERLHIRRTTLVEKMRKYGLQRRDGKGE
- a CDS encoding flagellar protein FliT, with product MSVTTSPQSFQRLCSQIDQALAQENWEALTSLDAQCRQALKAAGEGQALSERLQSDPALGQALIELQHSYQALVNRCQQHRDDLREELVRTRQAGKAARAYSQT
- the fliS gene encoding flagellar export chaperone FliS, with amino-acid sequence MNSAAAIKSYQNVRTQTGVTDASPHRLIQMLMEGGLERMAQAKGAISLNDDALRSQFLSKSIAIIGGLQMALDFDKGGDVAITLNDLYDYMVRRLYEANRTADVEIINEVAQLLGNVKQGWDGIADQVD
- the fliS gene encoding flagellar export chaperone FliS, encoding MKSPADMYKSVEGAQEIPPYQRVQKLLQGAIVKLEQAQLAHKEGDMALRGELMGDVVTIIGFLQAALDMEKGGEIADNLDALYDYMTRRLGQFYLDQSLDSLVEVSKLLGDMRDAWDGVAEQMKSA